In Arachis stenosperma cultivar V10309 chromosome 1, arast.V10309.gnm1.PFL2, whole genome shotgun sequence, one DNA window encodes the following:
- the LOC130941305 gene encoding probable inorganic phosphate transporter 1-7 — protein sequence MAKDQLQVLNALDVAKTQWYHFTAIIVAGMGFFTDAYDLFCISLVTKLLGRIYYHVDGALKPGTLPPNVSAAVNGVAFIGTLSGQLFFGWLGDKLGRKKVYGMTLLLMVLCSVASGLSFGREPKSVMTTLCFFRFWLGFGIGGDYPLSATIMSEYANKKTRGAFIAAVFAMQGFGILAGGIFAIVTSSIFKAKFDAPPYEVDPVGSTVPEADFAWRIILMFGALPAALTYYWRTKMPETARYTALVAKNMEQAAKDMSRVMQVELQAEELKKEDQTKDFGLLSKQFAARHGLHLLGTASTWFLLDVAFYSQNLFQKDIFSAIGWIPPAKTMNALEEVFKIARAQTLIALCSTIPGYWFTVAFIDKIGRFTIQLVGFFFMTVFMFALAIPYEHWTLKENRIGFVVLYSLTFFFANFGPNSTTFVVPAEIFPARFRSTCHGISSASGKLGAMIGAFGFLYLAQSPDKTKTDAGYPPGIGIKNSLLVLGVVNILGFLFTFLVPEPKGKSLEEISGEHEQEDELENKV from the coding sequence ATGGCGAAGGATCAACTTCAAGTGTTGAATGCACTTGATGTGGCAAAAACACAATGGTACCATTTCACAGCAATTATCGTTGCAGGAATGGGATTTTTCACCGATGCCTATGACTTGTTTTGTATCTCTCTTGTAACCAAGCTACTTGGCCGTATATACTATCATGTCGATGGTGCACTAAAGCCAGGAACCTTGCCGCCCAATGTTTCCGCCGCAGTTAATGGCGTAGCCTTCATCGGAACACTTTCTGGCCAGCTCTTCTTTGGCTGGCTAGGTGACAAGCTCGGCAGAAAAAAAGTCTACGGCATGACTCTGCTGCTTATGGTGCTTTGCTCTGTCGCCTCTGGCCTATCATTCGGCCGGGAACCAAAGTCGGTTATGACGACGCTTTGCTTTTTCCGGTTCTGGCTGGGATTCGGTATCGGAGGAGATTATCCGCTTTCTGCAACCATTATGTCGGAGTACGCAAACAAGAAAACTCGCGGTGCGTTTATCGCCGCCGTCTTCGCAATGCAGGGGTTTGGAATCTTGGCCGGAGGCATATTTGCAATCGTTACTTCATCAATATTCAAGGCGAAATTCGATGCTCCTCCCTATGAGGTTGATCCAGTAGGTTCAACTGTTCCAGAAGCAGATTTTGCGTGGAGAATAATTCTTATGTTTGGGGCTCTTCCCGCTGCACTGACATACTATTGGAGGACGAAGATGCCAGAAACCGCGCGTTACACGGCATTGGTTGCAAAGAACATGGAGCAGGCTGCAAAAGATATGTCTAGAGTTATGCAAGTGGAACTCCAAGCAGAGGAGTTGAAGAAAGAGGATCAAACTAAGGATTTTGGCTTGTTATCTAAGCAATTCGCTGCACGCCATGGTTTACATTTGCTTGGAACAGCAAGTACGTGGTTCTTGCTTGATGTTGCATTTTACAGTCAGAATCTGTTCCAGAAAGATATCTTCAGCGCAATCGGTTGGATTCCTCCTGCGAAAACCATGAACGCATTGGAAGAAGTTTTCAAGATCGCGAGAGCTCAAACGCTTATAGCTCTTTGCAGTACAATTCCTGGATACTGGTTTACAGTAGCATTCATTGATAAGATCGGAAGATTCACCATCCAATTGGTTGGCTTCTTCTTCATGACAGTGTTCATGTTCGCCCTCGCAATTCCTTATGAGCACTGGACTCTGAAAGAGAATCGCATTGGATTCGTGGTGTTGTATTCGTTAACATTCTTCTTCGCAAACTTTGGACCTAACTCAACCACTTTCGTCGTCCCTGCAGAGATCTTCCCTGCAAGATTCCGCTCTACATGCCATGGGATTTCCTCGGCTTCCGGCAAGCTTGGTGCTATGATTGGTGCTTTTGGATTCCTATATTTGGCTCAAAGTCCGGACAAGACCAAGACAGATGCCGGTTATCCTCCCGGTATCGGTATCAAGAATTCCTTGCTAGTATTAGGAGTTGTTAACATTTTAGGGTTCTTGTTTACATTTTTGGTGCCTGAGCCAAAAGGAAAATCTTTGGAGGAGATATCAGGTGAGCATGAGCAGGAAGATGAACTTGAAAATAAAGTATAA